A single window of Zea mays cultivar B73 chromosome 10, Zm-B73-REFERENCE-NAM-5.0, whole genome shotgun sequence DNA harbors:
- the LOC100272580 gene encoding zinc finger CCCH domain-containing protein 28 isoform X1, whose amino-acid sequence MASAEIPNSSPDATNPAPAAAAATGPDLSSSPPPLPPRKRRLSPSPPPTRSASRSRSPRSRSPHGRRSRSRSRSPQQYPTDGKRQRHNGLTVDACRDFLRDRCTRSDLECRYAHPHNSVSIDLDNKVTACADSLRNNCFRGMTCRYYHPPPHIQEQLLRSVGVEDPKVKTQICRDFTRGKCSRSANECRFLHHSSVEDVAIVCQDFLRGQCNRIACRYSHVVAHPMPPMNHVPMPYPEMLYMPPPPPPPLGVPMMGPLPSPPIPFADNTNRVEVCRDFLKNMCNRESCRFVHPETHTTAVNANVEVCRDFKRGECNRSACRFFHPHTS is encoded by the exons ATGGCCTCCGCCGAAATCCCCAACTCCAGCCCCGACGCCACCAACcccgcccccgccgccgccgccgccaccggccCCGACCTCTCCTcttcgccgccgccgctcccgccGCGCAAGCGCCGCCTTTCGCCTTCCCCACCACCAACGCGGTCCGCGTCACGCTCTCGGTCCCCCCGCTCCCGCTCCCCGCACGGCCGACGCTCGCGCAGCCGGAGCCGCAGCCCGCAGCAGTACCCGACCGATGGCAAGCGGCAACGGCACAATGGCCTTACCGTGGATGCGTGCCGCGATTTCCTGCGCGACAGGTGCACCCGCTCCGACCTCGAGTGCAGATACGCGCACCCTCACAACTCCGTTTCCATCGACCT GGACAATAAGGTGACTGCGTGTGCGGATTCTCTGAGGAACAATTGCTTCCGGGGGATGACATGCCGTTACTACCATCCGCCTCCACATATCCAGGA GCAATTACTGAGATCAGTTGGCGTGGAAGACCCAAAGGTGAAGACG CAGATCTGCAGAGATTTTACACGTGGGAAGTGTTCAAGATCAGCAAATGAGTGCCGATTCTTGCACCATTCATCTGTTGAAGATGTTGCAATT GTTTGCCAAGACTTCTTGCGTGGACAGTGCAATCGCATAGCATGTAGGTACTCTCATGTAGTAGCACATCCGATGCCACCAATGAACCATGTTCCCATGCCATACCCTGAGATG CTTTacatgccaccaccaccaccaccaccccttGGAGTACCAATGATGGGGCCTCTGCCTTCACCTCCTATACCATTTGCTG ATAATACGAACAGAGTTGAAGTTTGTAGGGACTTCTTGAAGAACATGTGCAATAGAGAATCCTGCCGGTTTGTGCACCCTGAGACACATACAACG GCGGTGAACGCCAATGTTGAAGTATGCCGTGATTTTAAACGAGGAGAATGCAATCGATCTGCCTGTCGCTTTTTCCATccacatacaagctga
- the LOC100272580 gene encoding Zinc finger CCCH domain-containing protein 28 has translation MASAEIPNSSPDATNPAPAAAAATGPDLSSSPPPLPPRKRRLSPSPPPTRSASRSRSPRSRSPHGRRSRSRSRSPQQYPTDGKRQRHNGLTVDACRDFLRDRCTRSDLECRYAHPHNSVSIDLDNKVTACADSLRNNCFRGMTCRYYHPPPHIQEQLLRSVGVEDPKVKTICRDFTRGKCSRSANECRFLHHSSVEDVAIVCQDFLRGQCNRIACRYSHVVAHPMPPMNHVPMPYPEMLYMPPPPPPPLGVPMMGPLPSPPIPFADNTNRVEVCRDFLKNMCNRESCRFVHPETHTTAVNANVEVCRDFKRGECNRSACRFFHPHTS, from the exons ATGGCCTCCGCCGAAATCCCCAACTCCAGCCCCGACGCCACCAACcccgcccccgccgccgccgccgccaccggccCCGACCTCTCCTcttcgccgccgccgctcccgccGCGCAAGCGCCGCCTTTCGCCTTCCCCACCACCAACGCGGTCCGCGTCACGCTCTCGGTCCCCCCGCTCCCGCTCCCCGCACGGCCGACGCTCGCGCAGCCGGAGCCGCAGCCCGCAGCAGTACCCGACCGATGGCAAGCGGCAACGGCACAATGGCCTTACCGTGGATGCGTGCCGCGATTTCCTGCGCGACAGGTGCACCCGCTCCGACCTCGAGTGCAGATACGCGCACCCTCACAACTCCGTTTCCATCGACCT GGACAATAAGGTGACTGCGTGTGCGGATTCTCTGAGGAACAATTGCTTCCGGGGGATGACATGCCGTTACTACCATCCGCCTCCACATATCCAGGA GCAATTACTGAGATCAGTTGGCGTGGAAGACCCAAAGGTGAAGACG ATCTGCAGAGATTTTACACGTGGGAAGTGTTCAAGATCAGCAAATGAGTGCCGATTCTTGCACCATTCATCTGTTGAAGATGTTGCAATT GTTTGCCAAGACTTCTTGCGTGGACAGTGCAATCGCATAGCATGTAGGTACTCTCATGTAGTAGCACATCCGATGCCACCAATGAACCATGTTCCCATGCCATACCCTGAGATG CTTTacatgccaccaccaccaccaccaccccttGGAGTACCAATGATGGGGCCTCTGCCTTCACCTCCTATACCATTTGCTG ATAATACGAACAGAGTTGAAGTTTGTAGGGACTTCTTGAAGAACATGTGCAATAGAGAATCCTGCCGGTTTGTGCACCCTGAGACACATACAACG GCGGTGAACGCCAATGTTGAAGTATGCCGTGATTTTAAACGAGGAGAATGCAATCGATCTGCCTGTCGCTTTTTCCATccacatacaagctga